A single window of Deinococcus reticulitermitis DNA harbors:
- a CDS encoding EAL domain-containing protein: protein MTPVSPPPSVGTGDGANERLERLGRDLDALREVGDEVPDWEAQGSALLSEARALHAQRAECEILRHLGFRYHRLGRYEEALEVSEQARDLALAIDDPVLIARARCNVALTHSDLGHYGPALGELEQAYEAACRAGDLATQFFVLSNLAHDQRRAGQLGVALERQRQAADLAHASGEIRQRLVALTGLIEIYADLGQHDDVLATAAELEAGCAAAGGEAQYLALARACVSRSLLGLGEPRRALEQACLGLRSVQELPVAAQAAHILPLALAQARALAALGELGEAREVLGAAVAGRDSEDTGLLEAAQELLADLAQRLGDMTAALGHLRARLALGERRHRQQLRASAYSLSADQQVRRLERERAAERQRNVELRRANRALRLTQTALWYRATHDMLTGLMGRHAFTREVERALGALPPGRCLALVYLDLDGFRGVNDLHGQEVGDELLQAVAERLSGAATQLAGSGALAGHMGADEFTLLLPGLRSVSEARSTVQALHTALNRPFQLRRHLVELGVPLGYALAPRDGTAGDELRRRADLALSHVKQTSRAGSLEFTGDLEREYQEQLRLEQELRGALGRDELELHYQGRYTTQGGQLVGFEALLRWQHPERGLVPPGAFIALAEDSGLILKLGSWALRQACAQAAAWQLADRGLSVSVNVAVPQFEQPEFVEEVRGALRDSGIPGRTLILELTESVFLRNVGRARSHLKRLRDLGIQVALDDFGTGYSSLSLLRELPLGHLKIDRSFLRSVEDKDQGGQRGQALLDVIVRMARTLDLQVTAEGVEDEAQLALLAAVGCDFVQGYLLSSPLTGPEAEQCLPPLPPAG, encoded by the coding sequence ATGACGCCTGTTTCGCCCCCACCTTCTGTCGGAACCGGAGACGGCGCCAACGAGCGGCTCGAGCGCCTGGGCCGGGACCTCGACGCGCTGCGTGAGGTGGGAGACGAGGTCCCCGACTGGGAGGCGCAGGGCTCGGCGCTGCTGAGCGAGGCGCGGGCTCTGCATGCTCAGCGGGCCGAATGCGAGATCCTGCGCCACCTGGGGTTTCGGTATCACCGGCTGGGGCGGTATGAAGAAGCCCTTGAGGTCTCCGAGCAGGCGCGCGATCTGGCGCTGGCGATCGACGACCCGGTATTGATCGCCCGCGCCCGCTGCAACGTCGCGCTCACGCACTCGGACCTCGGGCACTATGGGCCTGCGCTCGGCGAACTCGAGCAGGCCTATGAGGCCGCCTGCCGCGCGGGTGACCTCGCCACACAGTTTTTTGTGTTGAGCAACCTCGCCCACGACCAGCGCCGGGCCGGGCAGCTCGGCGTGGCCCTGGAACGCCAGCGTCAGGCGGCTGACCTCGCGCACGCGAGCGGGGAAATCCGGCAACGCCTGGTGGCCCTGACCGGCCTGATCGAGATCTATGCCGACCTCGGGCAGCACGACGATGTGCTCGCCACCGCCGCCGAACTCGAGGCTGGGTGTGCGGCGGCGGGGGGGGAGGCGCAGTACCTCGCGCTCGCCCGCGCCTGCGTGAGCCGCAGCCTGCTGGGGCTCGGTGAGCCGCGCCGGGCGCTGGAGCAGGCGTGTCTGGGGCTCCGGAGTGTTCAGGAGTTGCCGGTGGCGGCCCAGGCGGCCCACATCCTGCCGCTCGCCCTCGCCCAGGCGCGCGCGCTGGCGGCGCTCGGGGAGCTGGGCGAGGCGCGTGAGGTGCTTGGAGCGGCGGTCGCCGGCCGTGACAGCGAGGACACCGGGCTGCTCGAAGCCGCGCAGGAGCTGCTCGCGGACCTCGCCCAGCGGCTGGGCGACATGACGGCGGCGCTTGGACACCTGCGTGCCCGGCTGGCACTGGGCGAGCGCCGGCACCGTCAGCAGTTGCGGGCGAGTGCGTACTCCCTCAGCGCCGATCAGCAGGTGCGGCGGCTGGAGCGCGAGCGCGCAGCCGAGCGCCAGCGCAACGTCGAGCTGCGGCGGGCCAACCGCGCCCTGCGGCTGACCCAGACGGCGCTGTGGTACCGCGCGACCCACGACATGCTCACCGGGCTGATGGGCCGTCACGCCTTTACGCGCGAGGTGGAACGTGCGCTGGGGGCCTTACCGCCTGGCCGCTGCCTCGCCCTGGTCTATCTCGACCTCGACGGGTTCCGGGGGGTCAACGACCTGCACGGGCAAGAGGTCGGTGACGAACTCTTGCAGGCGGTTGCCGAGCGGCTGTCGGGCGCGGCCACGCAACTCGCGGGGTCGGGCGCCCTCGCCGGGCACATGGGCGCCGACGAGTTCACGCTGCTGCTGCCGGGCCTGCGCAGCGTAAGCGAGGCGCGCAGCACCGTGCAGGCGCTGCACACGGCCCTGAACCGGCCCTTCCAGTTGCGCCGGCACCTCGTCGAGCTCGGCGTTCCTCTGGGGTACGCCCTCGCGCCGCGCGACGGAACCGCGGGCGACGAACTGCGCCGCCGCGCCGACCTCGCCCTTTCGCACGTCAAGCAGACCTCGCGGGCGGGCTCGCTCGAGTTCACGGGAGACCTGGAGCGCGAGTATCAGGAACAGCTTCGTCTCGAACAGGAACTGCGCGGCGCCCTGGGGCGGGACGAGCTCGAACTGCATTACCAGGGACGGTACACCACGCAGGGGGGGCAGCTGGTGGGCTTCGAGGCGTTGCTGCGCTGGCAGCACCCCGAGCGCGGCTTGGTGCCGCCGGGGGCCTTCATCGCGCTCGCCGAGGACAGCGGCCTGATCCTGAAGCTTGGGAGCTGGGCGCTGCGTCAGGCCTGCGCGCAGGCGGCGGCGTGGCAACTGGCTGACCGGGGCCTGAGCGTGTCGGTCAACGTGGCGGTGCCGCAGTTCGAGCAACCCGAGTTCGTCGAGGAGGTGCGGGGGGCGCTGCGGGACAGTGGCATTCCCGGCCGGACCCTGATTCTCGAGCTGACCGAGAGCGTGTTTCTGCGCAACGTGGGGCGCGCGCGCAGCCACCTCAAGCGCCTGCGCGACCTCGGGATCCAGGTGGCGCTCGACGATTTCGGCACCGGCTACAGCTCACTGAGCCTGCTGCGCGAACTGCCGCTCGGGCACCTCAAGATCGACCGCTCGTTTCTGCGCAGTGTCGAGGACAAAGATCAGGGCGGTCAGCGCGGTCAGGCCCTGCTCGACGTGATCGTGCGTATGGCGCGCACCCTCGACCTGCAAGTCACTGCCGAAGGGGTCGAGGACGAGGCGCAACTTGCCCTCCTCGCGGCGGTGGGGTGCGATTTCGTGCAGGGTTACCTGCTGTCCTCCCCCCTGACCGGCCCGGAGGCGGAGCAGTGCTTGCCGCCGCTGCCCCCCGCCGGGTGA
- a CDS encoding ATP-dependent 6-phosphofructokinase, with translation MTDHPRPDPIQADSDAHSEHHRIPEPEIRHPNPAGVRRVAVLTSGGDAPGMNAAIRAVVRTGAQQGIEVVGVRRGFSGLHRGEFRLLGPRDVANTLQRGGTLLLTARSRTWRTPEGRAEGAAHLREWGVDGLIVIGGDGSFHGGYALQEEHDIPVIGVPGTIDNDLYGTDHTIGYFTAVETALGAVDKLRDTGASHERIFVIEVMGRHAGHIALDVAVAGGAEEVFIPEDAKPVGTVVDIVRQSVSKGKLGSIIIVAEGYPGGAQGVADAIAQGTGLETRVSILGHIQRGGSPVSSDRILASRLGEAAVYALMDGKRGVMVGRTSGLFTYTPLPETWQKSKDVSHDLYRCAKTLSI, from the coding sequence ATGACGGATCACCCTCGCCCCGACCCCATCCAGGCCGATTCCGACGCCCACAGCGAGCACCACCGCATTCCGGAGCCTGAGATTCGTCATCCCAATCCCGCCGGAGTCAGGCGGGTGGCGGTGCTGACCAGCGGGGGCGACGCGCCCGGCATGAACGCCGCGATTCGCGCGGTCGTGCGGACCGGGGCGCAGCAGGGCATCGAGGTCGTGGGGGTGCGCCGGGGGTTTTCGGGCCTGCACCGGGGCGAGTTCCGGCTGCTCGGGCCGCGCGACGTGGCCAATACCCTTCAGCGCGGCGGCACCCTCCTGCTCACGGCGCGCTCGCGGACCTGGCGCACCCCGGAAGGCCGCGCTGAGGGCGCCGCGCACCTGCGCGAGTGGGGCGTGGACGGCTTGATCGTGATCGGGGGAGACGGCAGCTTCCACGGTGGGTACGCCTTGCAGGAGGAGCACGACATTCCCGTGATCGGCGTGCCGGGCACCATCGACAACGATCTCTACGGCACCGACCACACCATCGGGTACTTCACGGCGGTGGAAACCGCGCTCGGAGCGGTGGACAAGCTGCGTGATACCGGCGCCTCGCACGAGCGCATCTTCGTGATCGAGGTGATGGGCCGGCACGCGGGGCACATCGCCCTCGACGTGGCTGTGGCTGGCGGCGCCGAGGAGGTCTTTATCCCCGAAGACGCCAAGCCGGTGGGGACGGTGGTGGACATCGTGCGCCAGAGCGTGTCCAAGGGCAAGCTCGGTTCGATCATCATCGTGGCCGAGGGCTACCCCGGCGGCGCACAGGGGGTCGCGGACGCCATCGCGCAGGGCACCGGGCTGGAGACGCGCGTGAGCATCCTCGGGCACATCCAGCGCGGCGGCTCCCCGGTGAGTTCGGACCGCATCCTGGCAAGCCGGCTGGGAGAGGCCGCCGTCTACGCCCTGATGGACGGCAAGCGCGGCGTGATGGTGGGGCGCACCTCGGGGCTGTTTACCTATACCCCGCTTCCTGAGACCTGGCAAAAGAGCAAAGACGTGAGCCACGACCTCTACCGCTGCGCCAAGACGCTGAGCATTTAG
- a CDS encoding endonuclease/exonuclease/phosphatase family protein: MVKPEREECRRFGRWSLAPAITLLGWGLLARAHSERLWPVAVLELLPPQVLLPLPLLGLWRSRRRPGWTALHAAVLGGLLCWPVGWVFGGPVPAVAGPRLRVLTLNTEFASASPGQVAALARREEADAVFLQEALSRDRQFVPYAAALRRAFPGWTLTRHDELVTLTRLPVLETRAVAFPGSPHALLLTRVDAWGQAVTLLNVHLPTTGVLPSASDRARRRTLPERVERRLAARRAFLERLGTLLEEAPGPVLLAGDLNASPRGELAARLRALGLSDAFARAGSGFGFTHAARFGHARIDYVWSRGASTVSARVLPERLSDHRALTAQLSLTK, translated from the coding sequence ATGGTAAAGCCGGAGAGAGAAGAGTGCAGGCGCTTCGGGAGGTGGTCCCTGGCTCCGGCGATCACGCTGCTGGGCTGGGGCCTGCTCGCCCGCGCCCATTCAGAGCGCCTGTGGCCGGTCGCTGTGCTGGAACTTCTCCCGCCGCAAGTGCTGCTGCCCCTGCCGCTGCTCGGGCTGTGGAGGAGCCGGCGCCGACCGGGCTGGACCGCACTTCACGCCGCCGTGCTCGGCGGGCTGCTCTGCTGGCCGGTGGGATGGGTGTTCGGCGGGCCGGTCCCGGCAGTGGCGGGCCCCCGGCTGCGGGTGCTTACCCTGAACACCGAATTCGCCTCGGCGTCGCCCGGGCAGGTGGCGGCCTTGGCGCGGCGGGAGGAGGCCGACGCAGTCTTCTTGCAAGAAGCCCTGAGCCGCGACCGGCAATTCGTCCCCTACGCCGCTGCGCTGCGCCGCGCTTTTCCCGGCTGGACGCTGACGAGACACGACGAACTCGTGACGCTCACCCGCCTGCCGGTCCTGGAGACGCGAGCGGTGGCGTTTCCCGGCTCGCCCCACGCGTTGCTGCTCACGCGGGTGGACGCCTGGGGGCAGGCTGTGACGCTGCTCAATGTCCACCTGCCCACCACGGGCGTCCTCCCGAGCGCGAGCGACCGGGCACGGCGCCGCACGCTGCCGGAGCGGGTGGAGCGGCGCCTCGCGGCGCGGCGGGCCTTTCTGGAGCGGCTGGGGACGTTGCTGGAGGAGGCCCCCGGCCCGGTCCTCCTCGCCGGCGACCTCAACGCCTCGCCGCGCGGAGAACTTGCGGCCCGGCTGCGCGCGCTGGGGCTGAGTGACGCCTTCGCGCGCGCCGGCTCTGGCTTCGGCTTCACGCACGCGGCGAGGTTCGGGCACGCCCGCATCGACTATGTCTGGAGCCGGGGCGCCTCGACCGTGTCGGCCCGCGTGCTCCCCGAACGCCTGAGTGACCACCGCGCCCTTACCGCGCAGCTCTCGTTGACGAAATAA
- the rsmI gene encoding 16S rRNA (cytidine(1402)-2'-O)-methyltransferase, giving the protein MEDTGPADSSAALGPPGEPRVWLVPTPVGNLGDLTARAVEVLRGADAVACEDTRRTGGLLRHLGLQRPLVRLDAHTMRRAAGVLDEYPRLAYVSDAGTPGISDPGAELVALAIERGVPVEVLPGPTAFVPALVLSGLPAARFTFEGFLPRRGRERAERLQAIAERPETSVLYESPHRLASTLRDLAQSCGPGRGASVTRELSKRFEETRRGPLGELATAFEAEVRGEIVVVVAGRSAEEAERAAEAQAPDHAALAAEWAAQGVGGREIRARLMEAGLRKNDAYALALRVTAPSPTAPDESAGT; this is encoded by the coding sequence CTGGAGGACACTGGCCCGGCCGATTCTTCTGCGGCCCTCGGCCCGCCTGGTGAGCCGCGGGTGTGGCTGGTGCCCACGCCGGTGGGGAACCTCGGCGACCTGACCGCGCGGGCCGTGGAGGTGCTGCGCGGCGCCGACGCGGTGGCCTGCGAGGACACCCGCCGCACTGGCGGGCTGCTGCGGCACCTCGGCCTCCAGCGGCCCCTCGTGCGCCTTGACGCGCATACCATGCGCCGCGCCGCCGGGGTGCTCGACGAGTATCCCCGGCTCGCGTACGTCTCGGACGCGGGCACACCGGGCATCAGTGACCCGGGCGCAGAACTCGTCGCCCTGGCGATTGAGCGCGGCGTGCCGGTCGAGGTGCTGCCGGGGCCGACGGCCTTTGTGCCGGCGCTTGTGCTCTCGGGCCTCCCCGCTGCGCGCTTTACCTTCGAGGGCTTCTTGCCCCGCCGGGGGCGCGAGCGCGCCGAGCGGCTCCAGGCGATCGCCGAGCGGCCCGAGACCAGCGTGCTCTATGAGAGTCCCCACCGCCTCGCTTCTACCCTGCGCGATCTGGCACAGAGCTGCGGCCCCGGGCGGGGGGCGAGCGTGACCCGCGAACTGTCCAAGCGCTTCGAGGAAACCCGGCGCGGCCCGCTCGGGGAACTGGCCACGGCTTTTGAGGCCGAGGTGCGCGGAGAGATCGTCGTGGTGGTTGCTGGGCGCAGCGCCGAGGAGGCCGAGCGGGCTGCTGAGGCGCAGGCCCCGGACCACGCGGCGCTCGCGGCAGAGTGGGCGGCGCAGGGGGTTGGGGGGCGGGAGATCCGGGCGCGGCTGATGGAAGCGGGGCTGCGCAAGAACGACGCCTACGCGCTCGCGCTGCGGGTGACGGCCCCGTCTCCCACCGCTCCAGACGAGTCCGCCGGCACCTGA
- the ftsZ gene encoding cell division protein FtsZ has product MQAARIRVIGLGGAGNNAVNRMIESGLEGVEFIAGNTDAQVLAKNHAEVRIQLGDRLTRGLGAGADPKVGEEAAMEDRDRIKEYLDDTDMLFITAGMGGGTGTGSAPIVAEIAREMGILTVAIVTRPFKFEGPKRMRVAEEGMSKLADRVDGMIVVNNEKLLTAVDKKVSFREAFLIADRVLYYGVKGISDVINVEGMINLDFADVRNLLANSGTVLMGIGAGRGEKMAEEAAMSAIHSPLLERGIEGARRILVNVTGGYDLSMTDANEIVEKIREATGFDDPDILFGITPDEAAGDEVRVTVIATGFGDNAYTSPLGGVVSGGRGGYDNGFSSGLVRPVRGPGGMSGGSSYDPKDYEIPAFLRNVGGQ; this is encoded by the coding sequence ATGCAAGCGGCCAGAATACGCGTAATCGGCTTGGGCGGGGCGGGCAACAACGCCGTCAACCGCATGATCGAATCGGGACTCGAGGGAGTCGAGTTCATCGCGGGCAACACCGACGCCCAGGTGCTCGCGAAAAACCACGCCGAGGTCCGCATTCAGCTCGGCGACCGCCTGACGCGCGGCCTCGGGGCGGGCGCGGACCCCAAGGTCGGTGAGGAAGCGGCGATGGAAGACCGCGACCGCATCAAGGAGTACCTCGACGACACCGACATGCTCTTTATCACGGCGGGCATGGGCGGCGGCACCGGCACCGGCAGCGCGCCCATCGTCGCGGAGATTGCCCGCGAGATGGGCATTCTGACGGTCGCCATCGTGACCCGGCCCTTCAAGTTCGAGGGCCCCAAGCGCATGCGCGTTGCCGAAGAGGGCATGAGCAAGCTCGCCGACCGCGTCGACGGCATGATCGTGGTGAACAACGAGAAGCTGCTCACCGCCGTGGACAAGAAGGTGAGTTTCCGCGAGGCCTTCCTGATCGCCGACCGCGTGCTGTACTACGGCGTCAAGGGCATCAGCGACGTGATCAATGTGGAAGGCATGATCAACCTCGACTTCGCCGACGTGCGCAACCTGCTCGCCAACTCGGGCACGGTCCTGATGGGCATCGGCGCGGGCCGGGGCGAGAAGATGGCCGAGGAAGCTGCGATGAGCGCGATTCACTCGCCGCTCCTGGAGCGCGGCATCGAGGGCGCGCGGCGCATCCTCGTCAACGTGACGGGCGGCTACGACCTCTCGATGACCGACGCCAACGAGATCGTGGAGAAAATCCGCGAGGCGACCGGCTTCGACGATCCCGACATCCTCTTCGGCATCACCCCCGACGAGGCGGCGGGCGACGAGGTGCGCGTCACCGTGATCGCCACGGGCTTCGGCGACAACGCCTACACCTCCCCGCTCGGCGGCGTGGTGAGCGGCGGACGCGGCGGCTACGACAATGGATTTAGCAGCGGCCTGGTGCGCCCGGTGCGCGGCCCGGGCGGCATGAGCGGCGGCAGCTCCTACGATCCCAAGGACTACGAGATTCCCGCCTTCTTGCGCAACGTCGGCGGACAGTAA
- the ftsA gene encoding cell division protein FtsA, producing MRENSIIVGLDIGTTKITTVIGEVAPGGTVDIIGEGSVPSEGMKRGSVINLERATQAIRQSLHAAERVSGVRARSVFVSVGGNHTKAMTSHGLAAIRRQQEITPGDVERAIENARAVPLDPSLEMLHTIPQEYVVDGQEGIKNPVGMHGVRLEVDVHIVAGTAGPLLNLRRCVQEAGLQIEGFVLHSLASGLATLEAPEQAQTTLVIDMGGGTTDIGVFKRGNLAHSASIPIGGDHVTADLAQILKIPMEEAEKVKRHYGAAIPELADQELTLEITTGSGATHAISAFELSRVIRPRVSEIYGLIRDEIEQALGPVEAVAQSVVITGGAATLPGTVELARERFRLPTRLGKPRGIQGLSDIVNGPAHACSVGMVLYGISQDGRVPSGLLGEGDPVYFGGDSAQPRSDAPYPPGPFSSGPYPPAQPGNGPAYPASVPGGPAPKPGPKPGELVYGPTPESQVKVQGQGPLTGAQPPADKGAKTGFVDRVRALFRDWF from the coding sequence ATGAGAGAAAACAGCATCATTGTGGGCCTGGACATCGGGACCACGAAGATCACCACGGTGATCGGTGAGGTCGCGCCCGGCGGCACGGTTGACATCATCGGTGAAGGCAGCGTGCCCAGCGAGGGCATGAAACGCGGCAGCGTGATCAATCTCGAACGCGCCACCCAGGCCATCAGACAGTCCTTGCACGCCGCCGAGCGCGTCAGCGGCGTGCGTGCGCGCAGCGTGTTCGTCAGTGTGGGCGGCAACCACACCAAGGCGATGACCAGCCACGGCCTCGCCGCGATCCGCCGCCAGCAGGAGATCACGCCCGGCGACGTCGAGCGCGCGATTGAAAACGCCCGCGCCGTGCCGCTCGACCCCAGCCTGGAGATGCTGCACACCATTCCCCAGGAGTACGTCGTCGACGGCCAGGAGGGCATCAAAAACCCGGTCGGCATGCACGGCGTGCGGCTGGAGGTCGACGTGCATATCGTGGCCGGCACCGCCGGGCCGCTGCTGAATCTGAGGCGCTGCGTGCAGGAGGCCGGGCTCCAGATCGAGGGCTTCGTGCTGCATTCTCTCGCCTCGGGGCTCGCCACGCTGGAAGCCCCGGAGCAGGCCCAGACCACCCTCGTGATCGACATGGGCGGCGGCACCACCGATATCGGCGTGTTCAAGCGCGGCAACCTCGCCCACTCGGCCTCGATTCCGATCGGGGGCGATCACGTGACCGCCGACCTCGCGCAGATTCTCAAGATCCCGATGGAGGAAGCCGAGAAGGTCAAACGCCACTACGGCGCCGCGATTCCCGAGCTCGCCGACCAGGAGCTCACGCTCGAGATCACCACCGGGTCCGGCGCCACCCACGCGATCAGCGCTTTTGAACTCTCGCGGGTGATTCGCCCGCGCGTGAGCGAGATCTACGGCCTGATCCGCGACGAGATCGAGCAGGCGCTCGGCCCGGTCGAGGCGGTCGCGCAGTCGGTCGTGATCACGGGCGGCGCCGCCACGCTGCCCGGCACCGTCGAACTCGCCCGCGAGCGCTTCCGGCTTCCGACCCGGCTCGGCAAACCGCGCGGCATCCAGGGCCTGAGCGACATCGTGAACGGTCCGGCACACGCGTGCAGCGTGGGCATGGTGCTCTACGGCATCTCGCAAGATGGCCGGGTGCCCAGCGGCCTGCTCGGTGAGGGCGACCCTGTCTATTTCGGTGGCGACTCGGCCCAGCCCCGTTCCGACGCGCCCTATCCGCCGGGCCCATTTTCTTCAGGACCGTACCCACCGGCGCAGCCCGGCAACGGTCCGGCCTACCCCGCCTCCGTGCCTGGCGGTCCCGCACCCAAACCGGGGCCCAAGCCCGGCGAACTGGTCTACGGTCCCACGCCCGAGAGCCAGGTCAAGGTGCAGGGCCAGGGCCCCCTGACGGGCGCTCAGCCGCCAGCCGACAAGGGCGCCAAGACCGGCTTCGTGGACCGGGTCCGGGCGCTGTTCCGGGATTGGTTCTGA
- a CDS encoding 23S rRNA (pseudouridine(1915)-N(3))-methyltransferase RlmH, whose amino-acid sequence MRLHLITVGEPRLAYARLGWAEYEGRLRRYHKVQVTRVSGKTTAAEGAAVLRAAGRAPLTLLDPRGQQWSSEELSAHLGAQALAGHGELAFAVGGPDGHPEELRAQARWLWSLGRLTLPHDLAMVVLLEALYRAATISAGEPYHRG is encoded by the coding sequence ATGCGCCTGCACCTGATCACCGTGGGAGAACCCCGCCTCGCCTACGCCCGCCTCGGCTGGGCCGAGTACGAGGGGCGGCTGCGGCGCTACCACAAGGTGCAGGTCACGCGCGTGAGTGGCAAGACCACGGCCGCCGAGGGCGCGGCGGTACTGCGGGCCGCCGGACGCGCGCCGCTGACCCTGCTCGACCCGCGTGGGCAGCAGTGGTCGAGTGAGGAGCTCAGCGCGCACCTGGGCGCCCAGGCCCTCGCCGGGCACGGGGAACTTGCCTTCGCGGTGGGTGGACCGGACGGCCACCCCGAGGAGTTGCGCGCCCAGGCCCGCTGGCTCTGGAGCCTGGGACGGCTGACCCTGCCGCACGACCTGGCGATGGTGGTGCTGCTCGAAGCCCTGTACCGCGCGGCGACGATCAGTGCGGGCGAGCCCTATCACCGGGGCTGA
- a CDS encoding cell division protein FtsQ/DivIB, with protein sequence MPPGWWVLGGVLTLALLVLSWTQWPVRAVNISGNTRVAAPELRRLAGLEGHFGWLYYGAWKARGLIALPWVKTATVTRQFPDTVNIVVTERQPFARWQQAAGQVVLLAEDGAVLPAAPGVNLSGTGALPLIGGWGPPRMADALRLTRALSRYTVQSVTYTPSGFTAKTASGTVWGGDLNTLVKYAGSIGMYPNRQIYIYPWGVSVQE encoded by the coding sequence GTGCCCCCCGGATGGTGGGTGCTGGGCGGCGTACTCACGCTGGCCCTGCTGGTGCTGAGCTGGACGCAGTGGCCGGTGCGCGCCGTCAATATCAGTGGCAATACTCGGGTGGCGGCCCCCGAACTGCGCCGCCTCGCTGGGCTGGAGGGTCACTTCGGGTGGCTGTACTACGGCGCCTGGAAGGCCCGGGGCCTGATCGCGCTGCCGTGGGTGAAGACGGCGACCGTGACCCGGCAGTTTCCCGATACCGTGAATATTGTGGTGACCGAGCGGCAGCCCTTTGCGCGCTGGCAACAGGCCGCCGGGCAGGTGGTGCTGTTGGCCGAAGACGGCGCGGTGCTTCCCGCGGCCCCCGGGGTGAATCTGAGCGGCACCGGGGCGCTCCCCCTGATTGGCGGCTGGGGCCCGCCGCGCATGGCGGACGCCTTACGGCTGACCCGTGCCCTGTCACGCTACACTGTGCAATCGGTGACGTATACGCCGTCAGGCTTTACCGCCAAGACGGCCAGCGGCACAGTGTGGGGCGGCGATTTAAACACCCTGGTCAAGTATGCTGGGAGCATCGGCATGTATCCAAATAGACAAATCTATATCTACCCCTGGGGGGTGAGCGTCCAGGAATGA